One window of the Leucobacter komagatae genome contains the following:
- a CDS encoding ABC transporter ATP-binding protein encodes MSNLVLENVDLYYNRVHALRGLSLEVNEGEIVSLLGNNGAGKTSTLSMLSGLERPRNGRVTWGDKDLTKLQPWDMVEAGLLHIPEGRRIFSTMTVHENLLIGGYLVKDQKLIAERAAHAYELMPRLAERRDQQGGTLSGGEQQMLALGRALVGGPKLLLLDEPSMGLAPLIVKQVMEIIREVNKQGTTVLLVEQNAKAALKIADRAYVLESGRVTLQGPAAELAEDPRVIEAYLGA; translated from the coding sequence ATGAGTAACCTCGTACTCGAAAACGTAGACCTCTACTACAACCGCGTGCACGCCCTTCGGGGGCTGAGCCTCGAGGTGAACGAGGGTGAGATTGTCTCGCTGCTCGGAAACAACGGCGCGGGCAAGACCTCCACGCTCTCGATGCTCTCGGGCCTCGAGCGGCCGCGCAACGGCCGCGTGACGTGGGGCGACAAAGATCTCACGAAGCTCCAGCCGTGGGACATGGTCGAGGCAGGTCTGCTGCACATCCCCGAGGGGCGCCGCATCTTCTCGACGATGACGGTTCACGAGAACCTGCTTATCGGCGGCTACCTCGTGAAAGACCAGAAGCTCATTGCCGAGCGCGCGGCCCACGCCTACGAGCTGATGCCGCGCCTCGCCGAGCGGCGGGACCAGCAGGGTGGCACGCTCTCGGGTGGCGAGCAGCAGATGCTCGCGCTCGGGCGCGCGCTCGTCGGCGGGCCGAAGCTGCTGCTGCTCGACGAGCCCTCGATGGGGCTCGCGCCGCTCATCGTGAAGCAGGTGATGGAGATCATCCGCGAGGTGAACAAGCAGGGCACCACGGTGCTGCTCGTCGAGCAGAACGCGAAAGCCGCGCTGAAGATCGCCGACCGGGCGTACGTGCTCGAGTCGGGGCGGGTCACCCTGCAGGGACCTGCGGCGGAGCTCGCTGAGGATCCGCGCGTCATCGAGGCCTACCTGGGCGCCTAG
- a CDS encoding ABC transporter ATP-binding protein yields MSNTHATTAPAGVASPAGAAGAAGQGTGRGASGKLLLEVKDLAVSFGGIKAVAGLSFSVHEGEIVSVIGPNGAGKTSAFNCISGFYRPNEGSVVFDGESVTRKKPSHITKRGMARTFQNVRLFRDMTVLENVKTGMHSHLGQNVFDAMLHTPRYKRSEAQCTEDARGWLDFVGFRADDELLVTQLPYGEQRRVEIARALATQPKLLLLDEPGAGLNHNEKNELMELIRKIRDLGVSIVLIEHDMGLVMEISERVVVLNYGKEIADGTPAEVKTNPVVIAAYLGEEEDE; encoded by the coding sequence ATGAGCAACACCCACGCAACCACCGCGCCCGCTGGCGTGGCTAGCCCGGCTGGCGCTGCTGGTGCGGCCGGTCAGGGCACGGGCCGGGGCGCCTCCGGCAAGCTGCTTCTCGAGGTCAAGGATCTCGCGGTCTCGTTCGGCGGCATCAAAGCTGTCGCGGGCCTTTCGTTCTCGGTGCACGAGGGTGAGATCGTCTCGGTCATCGGCCCGAACGGCGCTGGCAAGACGAGCGCGTTCAACTGCATCTCGGGGTTCTACCGCCCGAACGAGGGCTCCGTCGTCTTCGACGGCGAGTCCGTCACGCGGAAGAAGCCGTCACACATCACGAAGCGCGGCATGGCCCGAACGTTCCAGAACGTGCGCCTGTTCCGTGATATGACCGTGCTCGAAAACGTGAAGACCGGGATGCACTCGCACCTCGGCCAGAACGTCTTCGACGCGATGCTGCACACGCCGCGCTACAAGCGCAGCGAGGCGCAGTGCACGGAGGATGCGCGCGGCTGGCTCGACTTCGTCGGGTTCCGGGCAGACGATGAGCTGCTCGTCACCCAGCTGCCCTACGGTGAGCAGCGTCGCGTGGAGATCGCGCGGGCGCTCGCGACGCAGCCGAAGCTGCTGCTGCTCGACGAGCCCGGAGCCGGCCTCAACCACAACGAGAAGAACGAGCTCATGGAGCTCATCCGCAAGATCCGTGACCTTGGCGTCTCGATTGTGCTCATTGAGCACGACATGGGCCTCGTCATGGAGATCTCCGAGCGCGTGGTCGTGCTCAACTACGGCAAGGAGATCGCCGATGGCACGCCTGCCGAGGTGAAGACCAACCCGGTCGTCATCGCCGCATACCTGGGGGAGGAAGAGGATGAGTAA
- a CDS encoding branched-chain amino acid ABC transporter permease produces MSRTTTPRLQAPKPFLQRPAPVSGLLAPDRFMKLVGLVLFIAAAVLPFITATPYIISILTSAMIYIVLAMGLNVVVGYAGLLDLGYIAFMAVGAYTSGVLTTQFGLSMLETIPFVVLACIIAGVVIGGPTLRLRSDYLAIVTLGFGEIIRITANNLKITGGPSGIHGIPTWRFFGWSFADGLDIGGVHFSSKILLYYFVLFVGIGLAVVAVSRLGRGKLGRAWKSVRDDEDVSEAMGINGYTTKLAAYIIGAVWGGFAGTLMASHLSAISPNSFEFLYSALVLMAVVLGGMGSTPGVIIGALFVSLAPEFLREFSEWRFLLFGVLLVVAMIFRPKGIWPANAVLPFLKKREIPEIPPTAAVSVVGVDADYEGETVGSAGGAGSARSAAGSDSNDEEGKR; encoded by the coding sequence ATGTCGCGTACCACAACTCCTAGGCTGCAGGCGCCGAAGCCGTTCCTGCAGCGGCCGGCGCCCGTCTCCGGCTTGCTCGCCCCCGACCGCTTCATGAAGCTCGTCGGGCTCGTGCTCTTCATCGCTGCTGCGGTGCTGCCGTTCATCACGGCGACGCCGTACATCATCTCGATCCTCACCTCGGCGATGATCTACATCGTGCTCGCGATGGGCCTGAACGTCGTCGTCGGCTACGCCGGCTTGCTCGACCTCGGCTACATCGCGTTCATGGCCGTTGGCGCATATACGAGCGGCGTGCTGACAACCCAGTTCGGCCTGTCGATGCTCGAGACGATCCCGTTCGTCGTGCTTGCCTGCATCATCGCGGGCGTCGTCATCGGCGGGCCAACGCTCCGTCTGCGCTCCGACTACCTCGCGATCGTGACGCTCGGGTTCGGTGAGATCATCCGCATCACAGCGAACAACCTGAAGATCACCGGCGGCCCCTCGGGCATCCACGGCATTCCGACCTGGCGTTTCTTTGGCTGGTCGTTTGCCGACGGGCTCGACATCGGCGGCGTGCACTTCAGCTCCAAGATTCTGCTCTACTACTTCGTGCTCTTCGTCGGTATCGGCCTGGCGGTCGTCGCCGTCTCCCGCCTCGGCAGGGGCAAGCTCGGCCGCGCGTGGAAGTCCGTGCGCGACGACGAGGATGTCAGCGAGGCAATGGGCATCAACGGCTACACGACGAAGCTCGCCGCCTACATCATCGGCGCGGTCTGGGGCGGATTCGCCGGCACGCTCATGGCGAGCCACCTTTCGGCGATCTCCCCGAACAGCTTCGAGTTCCTGTACTCGGCGCTCGTGCTGATGGCCGTCGTGCTCGGCGGCATGGGCTCAACGCCGGGCGTGATCATCGGCGCGCTCTTCGTGTCGCTGGCACCCGAGTTCCTGCGCGAGTTCTCTGAGTGGCGCTTCCTGCTCTTCGGCGTGCTGCTCGTCGTCGCGATGATCTTCCGCCCGAAGGGAATCTGGCCCGCGAACGCGGTGCTGCCGTTCCTGAAGAAGCGCGAGATCCCTGAGATCCCGCCGACGGCTGCCGTGTCCGTCGTTGGCGTCGACGCCGACTACGAGGGGGAGACCGTGGGGTCTGCTGGTGGTGCCGGCTCGGCCAGGTCTGCCGCCGGGAGTGACTCGAATGATGAGGAGGGGAAGCGATGA
- a CDS encoding branched-chain amino acid ABC transporter permease, with product MFQLIWNGLFVGSFYALVALGYSMVYGIIKLLNFAHGDLYMLGSFLAFVVLGGFTGLFGLGSIPILLLVLLITMLLTGGIGVAIERIAYRPLRTSPRLAALITAVGVSFTLEYAVRQIFGASPLVFPIRLQGEPVMILGARITMPQIVLMVVAALLMFGLQRYVMHSREGRAMRAIALDQKASLLMGVNVNRVISRTFFIGSALAGAAGVMAAAYYGTIDFLMGFVIGLKAFTAAVIGGIGNLYGAMLGGIVLGLLESFGTSWFGGQWRDVFAFGFLILFLVFRPTGLLGERVVERV from the coding sequence GTGTTCCAACTCATTTGGAACGGGCTCTTCGTAGGCTCGTTCTATGCTCTCGTCGCCCTGGGCTACAGCATGGTGTACGGCATCATCAAGCTGCTGAACTTTGCACACGGCGATCTGTACATGCTCGGCTCATTCCTGGCCTTCGTCGTGCTCGGCGGCTTCACCGGTCTCTTCGGTCTTGGCTCGATCCCGATCCTGCTCCTCGTGCTGCTCATCACGATGCTCCTCACCGGCGGCATCGGCGTCGCGATTGAGCGCATCGCGTACCGCCCACTTCGCACGAGCCCGCGTCTCGCGGCGCTCATCACCGCGGTCGGCGTCTCCTTCACGCTTGAGTACGCGGTTCGCCAGATCTTCGGCGCGAGCCCCCTCGTTTTCCCGATTCGCCTGCAGGGCGAGCCCGTCATGATCCTCGGCGCGCGCATCACGATGCCGCAGATCGTGCTCATGGTCGTCGCCGCCCTCCTCATGTTCGGGCTGCAGCGCTACGTCATGCACTCGCGCGAGGGCCGCGCGATGCGCGCGATTGCCCTCGACCAGAAGGCGTCGCTGCTCATGGGCGTGAACGTGAACCGGGTCATCTCGCGCACGTTCTTCATCGGGTCGGCGCTCGCGGGCGCCGCCGGCGTCATGGCCGCGGCGTACTACGGCACCATCGACTTCCTCATGGGCTTCGTGATCGGGCTGAAAGCCTTCACGGCGGCCGTGATTGGCGGCATCGGCAACCTCTACGGGGCCATGCTCGGCGGTATCGTGCTCGGCCTCCTCGAGTCGTTCGGCACCTCCTGGTTCGGCGGCCAGTGGCGAGACGTGTTCGCCTTCGGCTTCCTTATTCTGTTCCTGGTATTCCGACCCACCGGCCTGCTCGGCGAGCGCGTTGTAGAGAGGGTGTGA
- a CDS encoding branched-chain amino acid ABC transporter substrate-binding protein gives MISRSHSRGRRLVTLGAIAASAALVLTGCSGGLAGGDSGGSSDGPIKLGMLAPFSGSEAAFGDYMKYGAQLAIDEINADGGVDGRELELVTEDDGCDATAAVAAANKLVSAGVEGSVGGYCSGATLPTLPVFKEAGISMVIPAANSTKLVGQGAFLINGTGTQQGKAAVAYAEKLGAKSVVLIDDNTDYSVDLANAFEEQAGSLNIVKRESVNPDEKDFGANTNSVIGANPDFIYWTGYYQAGGLLIDQLRAAGYDGTILVGDGSVDAQLAAIAGPAIENVFGTFTRTPDMLEGGDAWVAAYTELAKADPGPYSMQTYEAVKAIAQAMDDAGSTDAEAVDKALLGLKAFPLLSGDLTFAEDGSREGGGFVIVSPTGEKGAFVLSDDLS, from the coding sequence ATGATTTCACGTTCACACTCACGCGGGCGGCGCCTGGTGACCCTCGGCGCGATCGCCGCATCGGCTGCTCTGGTGCTGACGGGCTGCTCCGGCGGCCTCGCGGGCGGCGACAGCGGTGGATCGAGCGACGGCCCGATCAAGCTCGGCATGCTCGCGCCCTTCTCGGGCTCTGAAGCAGCCTTCGGTGACTACATGAAGTACGGCGCCCAGCTCGCCATCGACGAGATCAACGCCGACGGCGGCGTCGACGGCCGTGAGCTCGAGCTCGTGACCGAGGATGACGGCTGCGATGCGACCGCGGCGGTCGCGGCAGCGAACAAGCTCGTCAGCGCGGGCGTCGAAGGGTCGGTCGGCGGCTACTGCTCCGGCGCGACGCTCCCGACCCTTCCCGTCTTCAAGGAGGCGGGCATTTCGATGGTGATCCCCGCCGCAAACTCGACGAAGCTCGTCGGCCAGGGCGCGTTCCTCATCAACGGCACCGGCACCCAGCAGGGCAAGGCTGCCGTCGCGTACGCCGAGAAGCTCGGCGCGAAGTCCGTCGTGCTTATCGATGACAACACCGATTACTCGGTCGACCTCGCGAACGCGTTCGAAGAGCAGGCGGGCAGCCTGAACATTGTGAAGCGGGAGTCGGTCAACCCCGACGAGAAGGACTTCGGCGCGAACACCAACAGCGTCATTGGCGCGAACCCCGACTTCATCTACTGGACCGGGTACTACCAGGCCGGTGGCCTGCTCATCGATCAGCTTCGCGCTGCCGGCTACGACGGCACGATCCTCGTCGGCGACGGCTCGGTCGACGCGCAGCTCGCTGCGATCGCTGGCCCCGCGATCGAGAACGTGTTCGGCACGTTCACCCGCACCCCCGACATGCTTGAGGGCGGCGACGCCTGGGTGGCAGCGTACACGGAGCTCGCGAAGGCTGACCCCGGCCCGTACTCGATGCAGACCTACGAGGCCGTGAAGGCGATCGCGCAGGCGATGGACGACGCCGGCAGCACCGACGCGGAAGCGGTCGACAAGGCGCTGCTCGGGCTGAAGGCGTTCCCGCTGCTGTCGGGCGACCTCACGTTCGCGGAGGACGGCTCGCGTGAGGGCGGCGGCTTCGTCATTGTCTCCCCGACGGGCGAGAAGGGCGCGTTCGTCCTGTCCGACGACCTCTCCTAG
- a CDS encoding FHA domain-containing protein, with protein sequence MANDAGIPGFGGAIIAIIGVWSIVGIGVYVWYLWSLARLFPLIGLPAAHGWIPVWNQWRLIERGGLPGWLAVFMLVPGLSLIAYVASIIAIHRINTEQGEGAGMTVLGAVIAPLWATLLGTRIQDRGYAAGQRPGRYAAGAGLVEYGPDGQVYPLLRPEGAPAPTPTQGQFTMPPVPRTFAAPEASAAAAQSAGVAPVASAVPVAPVAPAVTAPGGLPAAPPRLSRSTHAPVVPPVAPPAQPAAPGAGDQSAVGGEPVYEANPWGLGKTTEGNFLRLAGEELPARDPGFGAGQDLRPFSWPEPAPAAPAVPAVPAVPAAPAVPAVPAAAPTAPEASAEPATVGEPVTPVVLPEPSQAEAAASVAVVEEPVAAPAVPLPDFWDEHLAPDAASDEAAPSTLTDESLDLDPAGLPFAPAQPVAPAAPAPAAPAAPAAPAEALASEPVAPESVVSEPVAPESVVSAPVVADPEPVVVDPTPVALDSAPVAVDSAPVDPAPVVVEADPAPATPATPAAPAAPAAPAAPAAPAAPAAPAAPAPADFAPAPVARPVAPPSAAELLGLTDDDLDSTVVVTRAARWVLELPGGQLHELQGDDIVLGRKPVAIDGSEVLVVQDPTRTLSKSHARLRREGDGWTIEDLNSTNGVFMMNEAGEQVELHAGQPAPVTGELLIGTLPAALRVAE encoded by the coding sequence ATGGCCAACGATGCGGGGATCCCAGGGTTCGGCGGGGCGATCATCGCCATTATTGGTGTCTGGTCGATTGTCGGTATCGGGGTCTATGTCTGGTACCTGTGGTCGCTCGCTCGCCTCTTCCCACTGATCGGGCTGCCCGCGGCTCACGGCTGGATCCCGGTGTGGAACCAGTGGCGCCTCATCGAGCGCGGGGGGCTGCCCGGTTGGCTCGCCGTGTTCATGCTCGTGCCCGGCCTGAGTCTCATCGCCTACGTCGCATCGATCATCGCGATCCATCGGATCAACACCGAGCAGGGTGAGGGCGCCGGGATGACGGTGCTCGGCGCGGTTATCGCGCCGCTCTGGGCGACGCTCCTCGGGACGCGCATTCAGGATCGCGGCTACGCCGCGGGGCAGCGCCCGGGCCGCTACGCGGCCGGCGCAGGGCTCGTCGAGTACGGGCCCGATGGCCAGGTGTACCCGCTGCTGCGGCCGGAGGGCGCGCCCGCACCGACTCCGACGCAGGGGCAGTTCACGATGCCGCCCGTGCCTCGCACGTTCGCTGCCCCGGAGGCGTCCGCGGCGGCCGCTCAGTCCGCTGGCGTTGCCCCGGTTGCTTCCGCCGTCCCGGTTGCCCCCGTGGCTCCCGCAGTTACGGCTCCCGGCGGGCTGCCCGCCGCCCCGCCGCGGCTGTCGCGGTCGACGCACGCACCCGTCGTACCTCCCGTTGCCCCGCCCGCGCAGCCCGCCGCACCGGGCGCCGGGGACCAGAGCGCCGTCGGGGGCGAGCCCGTGTACGAGGCGAACCCGTGGGGGCTCGGGAAGACGACGGAGGGGAACTTCCTCCGCCTCGCGGGCGAGGAGCTGCCAGCCCGCGACCCCGGCTTCGGCGCGGGGCAGGATCTCAGGCCGTTCTCGTGGCCGGAGCCAGCTCCGGCTGCGCCTGCCGTACCCGCGGTGCCGGCTGTGCCCGCGGCGCCGGCTGTGCCGGCCGTGCCCGCTGCCGCCCCGACCGCACCCGAGGCTTCGGCGGAGCCCGCCACCGTCGGTGAACCCGTGACCCCGGTTGTGTTGCCCGAGCCCTCGCAGGCTGAGGCCGCAGCTTCCGTGGCCGTGGTGGAGGAGCCCGTAGCGGCCCCCGCGGTTCCGCTCCCAGATTTCTGGGACGAACACCTCGCGCCTGACGCGGCGTCAGACGAGGCCGCGCCTTCGACGCTCACGGACGAGAGCCTCGATCTTGATCCGGCGGGGCTACCCTTTGCTCCCGCACAGCCAGTCGCTCCTGCTGCTCCTGCTCCTGCTGCTCCTGCTGCCCCTGCTGCCCCTGCTGAGGCGCTGGCCTCTGAGCCTGTTGCCCCTGAGTCTGTTGTCTCTGAGCCTGTTGCCCCTGAGTCTGTTGTCTCTGCACCGGTGGTCGCGGATCCTGAACCGGTGGTTGTGGACCCCACTCCGGTAGCTCTCGATTCTGCTCCGGTGGCCGTCGATTCCGCGCCTGTCGACCCTGCCCCGGTCGTGGTCGAGGCTGATCCTGCTCCCGCTACTCCCGCTACTCCCGCTGCTCCCGCTGCTCCCGCTGCTCCCGCTGCTCCCGCTGCTCCCGCTGCTCCCGCTGCTCCCGCTGCTCCCGCGCCCGCCGATTTCGCGCCGGCCCCGGTCGCGAGGCCTGTCGCGCCGCCGAGCGCTGCGGAGCTCCTGGGGCTCACCGACGACGACCTCGATAGCACCGTTGTGGTGACTCGGGCGGCGCGGTGGGTGCTGGAGCTGCCCGGTGGGCAGCTTCACGAGCTGCAGGGCGACGACATCGTGCTCGGGCGCAAGCCTGTCGCGATTGACGGTAGTGAGGTGCTGGTCGTGCAAGACCCGACGCGCACCCTGTCGAAGTCGCACGCGCGGCTCCGGCGGGAGGGCGATGGGTGGACCATTGAGGACCTCAACTCGACGAACGGTGTGTTCATGATGAACGAGGCCGGTGAGCAGGTCGAGCTGCACGCGGGCCAGCCCGCGCCGGTCACGGGTGAGCTGCTGATCGGCACGCTTCCGGCGGCTCTTCGGGTGGCGGAATAA
- a CDS encoding PP2C family protein-serine/threonine phosphatase, with protein sequence MNSLELDFAALTDVGRKRQVNEDSVLASTPCFLIADGMGGHEAGDLASQAALAAFAAGIPEGAPANVALAGETLNAARVAVAEVAAGRERGAGCTLTGAILVLHEDELHWLVLNIGDSRVYLHRGSELRQVTVDHSLVEEVRRTDAGAQLPPRNIITRALGSADSTADSWLIPVETGTRMLICSDGLTTELPDEELRAVLTMGGRADAVAAELVHRANDAGGRDNISVIVLDTLACDRTWHVNSTISGGAGDTAGDETVTATRPVPRPATGAAA encoded by the coding sequence ATGAACAGCCTTGAGCTCGACTTCGCGGCGCTCACGGACGTGGGGCGGAAGCGGCAGGTGAACGAGGATTCGGTGCTCGCGAGCACCCCCTGCTTCCTTATTGCCGATGGCATGGGCGGGCACGAGGCGGGCGACCTCGCGAGCCAGGCCGCGCTCGCGGCGTTCGCGGCGGGCATTCCCGAGGGCGCGCCGGCGAACGTGGCGCTCGCCGGCGAAACTCTCAACGCGGCCCGGGTCGCGGTCGCGGAGGTTGCCGCCGGGCGTGAGCGGGGCGCGGGCTGCACCCTCACGGGGGCCATCCTTGTGCTGCACGAAGATGAGCTGCACTGGCTCGTACTCAACATCGGCGACTCGCGCGTGTACCTGCACCGCGGCTCCGAGCTGCGGCAGGTGACCGTCGACCACTCGCTCGTCGAAGAGGTCAGGCGGACGGACGCCGGCGCCCAACTCCCGCCACGAAACATCATTACCCGGGCGCTCGGCTCGGCAGACTCCACGGCAGACTCCTGGCTCATCCCGGTCGAGACGGGCACGCGCATGCTGATCTGCTCAGACGGGCTCACCACGGAGCTCCCAGACGAGGAGCTTCGGGCCGTGCTCACGATGGGCGGCCGTGCCGATGCCGTCGCCGCCGAGCTCGTGCACCGCGCCAACGACGCTGGGGGCCGCGACAACATCTCCGTAATTGTGCTTGACACGCTCGCTTGCGATCGAACGTGGCACGTGAACTCGACGATCTCGGGTGGCGCGGGTGACACCGCTGGCGACGAGACTGTCACCGCGACGCGGCCCGTTCCGCGGCCGGCGACCGGGGCAGCAGCATGA
- a CDS encoding transglutaminase domain-containing protein, translated as MTAQAGAPARRRRARSAGAVSAGVLALAIALISVAAAWPIYETPRLWPVAGVAAASAYAIVVAGNRWRWGALTVAALIAALVILLVPVATPQALSSDSAAGGWGLLRGLGDALAAIALGWKQLLTLTLPVGTYQTVLVPFFVLVFAAVAVSTALAGARGKLPVIAALPLMAPAVFGTTFGSSAVSAPLALGPLTVPAPRELGIWIAALGIVAVWLSWAAGRERRAALKRGRRPDDTAGSPGRGAVRRNSLARGAAGILVVGVATTAAVLAAPAFAGDTRAVPRDSIDPEVVVRDQVSPLAEFRVLKRDDTLSAELFSVSTDGPTPSRLRLAVLDGYDGVDFFVGDPANSGRFTRFPSGVTVAKPTELHVSVGPGYSGVWVPLASPLAEPPTFGGARAAQLADSFYVNRDTGGAVAVPDGAGLAEGDEVTALVSAAPDARVGEKPASAQPLVDRETLPQLFRWLELQSVSPTGAGLTDAIDRLRARGYLSHSLTDGPGEGAWLTELGPDAPAGFVSSPGGHSAARIEQLFTQLIEQQEGAGERAGDADLVAAIGDDEQFATAAALVARALGFDSRVVVGVRLAGNPVPGTPTCADVCEGKHVAAWVEVRGADDVWAPIDASPQIAVPPLLLQKGEQLPEFPTTPEERDASESDPPVGSANDDGSADDEPEKTQDVSLWPLVRAIGLAALALALVALAVLFIPLLKAVRRRSRRSQRRPEARALGAWHELLDHHTDSRGRAAAPVRGESRHGTIEALASAAISVPDGEWIAATVDRAVYAREGISEETADQLWATVTEHVRADRARIGFWGRLRSRFGLGSFAAAIPRPRRTSSHTPTERSRQ; from the coding sequence GTGACGGCGCAGGCCGGCGCTCCCGCCCGCAGGCGCCGGGCGCGCTCCGCGGGGGCGGTGAGCGCGGGCGTGCTCGCTCTCGCTATCGCGCTCATCTCGGTCGCCGCGGCCTGGCCGATCTACGAGACCCCGCGCCTCTGGCCCGTCGCGGGTGTCGCCGCAGCCAGCGCCTACGCGATCGTCGTTGCGGGAAACCGGTGGCGCTGGGGCGCGCTCACGGTCGCCGCGCTGATCGCCGCGCTCGTGATATTGCTTGTGCCCGTCGCAACCCCGCAGGCGCTCAGCTCAGACTCCGCTGCGGGCGGGTGGGGGCTGCTGCGCGGCCTCGGCGACGCCCTCGCGGCTATCGCGCTCGGCTGGAAGCAGCTCCTTACACTGACGCTCCCCGTCGGCACCTATCAGACGGTGCTCGTGCCCTTCTTCGTGCTCGTGTTTGCGGCCGTTGCCGTCTCGACGGCGCTCGCTGGGGCGCGCGGGAAGCTGCCCGTCATCGCCGCGCTGCCGCTCATGGCCCCTGCGGTGTTTGGCACGACCTTTGGCTCTTCCGCCGTGAGCGCCCCCCTCGCGCTCGGCCCGCTCACGGTGCCGGCGCCGCGCGAACTCGGGATTTGGATCGCGGCCCTCGGCATCGTCGCCGTCTGGCTGAGCTGGGCCGCGGGCCGAGAGCGGCGTGCGGCGCTGAAGCGCGGCAGGCGACCAGACGACACGGCGGGATCGCCCGGCCGGGGCGCCGTGCGAAGGAACAGTCTCGCCCGCGGCGCAGCCGGGATCCTCGTTGTCGGTGTCGCGACCACCGCCGCGGTGCTGGCCGCCCCCGCGTTCGCCGGCGATACGCGCGCCGTGCCGCGCGACAGCATCGACCCCGAGGTCGTCGTGCGTGACCAGGTGAGCCCGCTCGCCGAGTTTCGCGTGCTCAAGCGTGACGACACGCTGTCGGCGGAGCTGTTCAGCGTCAGCACAGACGGGCCGACGCCAAGCCGGCTACGCCTCGCGGTGCTCGACGGGTACGACGGCGTCGACTTCTTCGTCGGCGACCCCGCGAATTCGGGGCGCTTCACCCGGTTCCCGAGCGGCGTCACCGTCGCGAAGCCAACGGAGCTGCACGTGAGTGTTGGGCCTGGCTACTCGGGCGTCTGGGTGCCGCTTGCGAGCCCGCTTGCGGAGCCGCCAACGTTCGGGGGCGCCCGGGCGGCACAGCTCGCCGATAGCTTCTACGTCAACCGCGACACTGGAGGCGCCGTCGCTGTGCCAGACGGGGCAGGCCTCGCCGAGGGCGACGAGGTGACCGCGCTCGTCTCGGCCGCCCCCGACGCGCGCGTCGGCGAGAAACCCGCGAGCGCGCAACCGCTCGTCGACCGTGAGACGCTGCCGCAGCTCTTCCGCTGGCTCGAGCTGCAGTCGGTTTCGCCGACGGGGGCCGGGCTCACCGACGCCATCGACAGGCTCCGCGCCCGCGGATACCTCAGCCACTCCCTGACCGACGGTCCCGGCGAGGGCGCCTGGCTGACCGAACTCGGGCCAGACGCGCCCGCCGGTTTCGTCTCGAGCCCGGGCGGGCACTCGGCGGCGCGCATTGAGCAGCTCTTCACCCAGCTGATCGAGCAGCAGGAGGGCGCCGGTGAGCGCGCGGGCGATGCCGACCTCGTTGCCGCGATCGGCGACGACGAGCAGTTTGCGACGGCCGCCGCCCTCGTCGCGCGGGCGCTCGGTTTCGACTCCCGGGTCGTCGTCGGGGTGCGGCTCGCGGGCAACCCCGTGCCGGGCACCCCAACCTGCGCCGACGTCTGCGAGGGCAAGCACGTTGCCGCGTGGGTCGAAGTGAGGGGCGCCGACGACGTGTGGGCGCCGATTGACGCGTCACCGCAGATCGCGGTACCGCCGCTGCTGCTGCAGAAGGGCGAGCAGCTCCCCGAGTTCCCGACGACCCCCGAGGAGCGCGACGCGAGCGAGAGCGACCCGCCCGTCGGGTCGGCGAATGACGACGGTAGCGCCGACGACGAGCCTGAGAAGACCCAGGACGTGTCGCTCTGGCCGCTCGTACGCGCCATAGGTCTCGCTGCCCTCGCCCTCGCGCTCGTTGCGCTCGCGGTGCTGTTCATTCCACTGCTGAAGGCCGTGCGCAGGCGCTCGCGCAGGTCGCAGCGTCGGCCTGAGGCGCGGGCCCTCGGGGCCTGGCACGAACTCCTCGACCACCACACCGACTCGAGAGGCCGGGCGGCCGCACCCGTGCGGGGCGAGAGCCGACACGGTACGATCGAGGCGCTTGCCTCCGCAGCTATCTCGGTGCCAGACGGGGAGTGGATCGCCGCGACGGTCGACAGGGCCGTGTACGCTCGCGAAGGGATCTCTGAAGAGACTGCCGACCAGCTCTGGGCAACGGTCACCGAGCATGTGCGAGCAGACAGGGCCCGGATAGGGTTCTGGGGGAGGCTGCGCTCGCGCTTCGGGCTCGGCTCCTTCGCGGCAGCGATCCCGAGACCCCGACGAACCTCATCCCACACCCCTACCGAAAGAAGTCGCCAATGA